The following are encoded in a window of Psychrobacter sp. P11F6 genomic DNA:
- a CDS encoding FFLEELY motif protein gives MASLADLQQHLNRFWALPYHEDLALNDKLSEVQAWQRDRIQNTHKTLFEQPQNQLMADYFLTQLYGGDEFKLLARQLERIVPKAQKVERFAPAAALETGSMAIQAAILAIELDLHLAEWLLAQDLAVNEDSMLNAYRAVNEADTRRIQIGHLKEVCYRTDKYINSFMLQKAFALAKGTAYRYNYQPLYEFIDSGFKAMKPLKSVSGFIEPFCERELEIIDRVHETDNGGKPMTFGV, from the coding sequence ATGGCCTCTTTAGCCGACTTACAACAACATTTGAACCGTTTTTGGGCACTGCCTTATCATGAAGATTTGGCATTAAACGATAAACTTAGCGAGGTGCAAGCTTGGCAACGAGATCGTATTCAGAACACTCATAAAACCTTATTTGAACAACCTCAAAATCAGCTGATGGCAGATTATTTTTTGACACAATTGTATGGCGGCGATGAGTTTAAATTGCTGGCCAGACAGTTAGAACGTATTGTGCCTAAAGCGCAAAAAGTTGAACGTTTTGCGCCAGCAGCGGCTTTAGAGACTGGCAGCATGGCAATACAAGCAGCTATCTTAGCGATAGAGCTAGATTTACATTTAGCAGAATGGCTATTGGCCCAAGATTTAGCCGTTAACGAAGACAGCATGCTGAACGCCTATCGTGCGGTCAATGAAGCCGACACCAGACGTATCCAAATTGGTCACTTAAAAGAGGTGTGCTATCGTACTGATAAATATATAAACTCTTTTATGTTGCAAAAAGCCTTTGCCTTAGCAAAAGGCACCGCCTACCGTTACAACTATCAGCCTTTGTATGAATTTATCGATTCAGGCTTTAAAGCGATGAAACCACTAAAAAGTGTCAGCGGCTTTATTGAACCGTTTTGTGAGCGTGAGCTTGAGATTATTGACCGTGTTCATGAGACGGATAATGGCGGTAAGCCAATGACGTTTGGTGTATGA
- the ubiE gene encoding bifunctional demethylmenaquinone methyltransferase/2-methoxy-6-polyprenyl-1,4-benzoquinol methylase UbiE produces the protein MTDNTHNNNAHLDQKPTINGHLQDKLVRDSITHNQNITAQVQARQSYETNSTLNTSINAGVENSKKNDFTQVQDLPTGTPQGQQTTMPNNNTSSNTVDNASAQTQTAKQTLFNQRDDINNPHTPDVDGNEETHFGYKTVNKAEKQARVADVFTSVAKKYDIMNDLMSFGIHRLWKRYAISLSGVRAGQHVLDIAGGTGDLAKVFSREVGRNGHVVLSDINAAMLEVGRERLINAGCNNVDFVLANAETLAPFDDNSFDLITISFGLRNVTDQDAALKSMYRVLKPGGRLLILEFSKPVFEPLSKAYDLYSFTALPLMGKLIVNDSESYQYLAESIRMHPDQQTLKQMMQQAGFENCDYHNLTAGIVAVHRGFKA, from the coding sequence ATGACCGATAATACCCATAATAACAATGCGCATCTCGATCAAAAACCTACCATCAATGGTCATTTACAAGATAAATTGGTCAGAGATAGCATCACCCACAATCAAAATATCACAGCACAGGTGCAAGCACGTCAAAGCTATGAAACTAATAGCACGCTTAATACGAGTATTAATGCTGGCGTAGAAAACAGCAAGAAAAATGACTTTACACAAGTCCAAGACCTACCAACGGGAACGCCACAAGGCCAACAAACCACTATGCCAAATAACAATACCAGCAGCAACACTGTAGACAATGCATCTGCACAAACACAAACCGCCAAACAAACGCTTTTTAACCAGCGTGATGACATCAATAATCCGCATACACCTGATGTTGATGGTAATGAAGAAACGCATTTTGGCTACAAGACCGTCAATAAGGCTGAAAAACAAGCGCGCGTGGCGGACGTATTTACCTCAGTCGCCAAAAAATATGACATCATGAACGACTTAATGTCCTTCGGTATTCATCGCTTATGGAAGCGTTATGCGATTAGCTTGTCAGGCGTGCGTGCGGGTCAACATGTGCTTGATATCGCTGGTGGTACGGGTGATTTAGCCAAAGTATTTAGCCGTGAAGTCGGCAGAAACGGTCATGTGGTGTTATCAGATATCAATGCCGCCATGCTCGAAGTCGGTCGTGAACGCTTAATCAATGCTGGCTGCAACAACGTCGATTTTGTACTTGCCAATGCAGAAACACTCGCGCCATTTGATGACAATAGCTTTGACTTAATCACTATTAGCTTTGGTCTGCGTAATGTCACAGACCAAGACGCAGCGCTCAAATCGATGTACCGTGTGCTGAAGCCAGGTGGTCGTTTATTAATTTTAGAATTCTCAAAACCTGTATTTGAGCCATTGTCTAAAGCCTATGATTTATACTCATTTACTGCCTTACCTCTTATGGGCAAGCTGATTGTCAATGATTCTGAGAGTTATCAATACTTGGCCGAATCGATTCGTATGCATCCTGATCAACAGACGCTGAAACAGATGATGCAGCAAGCGGGCTTTGAAAATTGTGATTATCATAACTTGACGGCTGGTATTGTCGCTGTCCATCGCGGCTTTAAAGCGTAA